In a single window of the Heliangelus exortis chromosome 30, bHelExo1.hap1, whole genome shotgun sequence genome:
- the MTHFD2 gene encoding bifunctional methylenetetrahydrofolate dehydrogenase/cyclohydrolase, mitochondrial yields the protein MATALCPLRALGRSALRPPGLPRARPLHLSAHRQEAVVISGRKLARQIRQEARQEVEQWVAAGNKRPHLSVVLVGANPASHSYVLNKTKAAADVGISSETILRPASVTEEELLELISKLNNDANVDGLLVQLPLPEHIDERKICNAVTPDKDVDGFHVINVGRMCLDQYSMLPATPWGVWEIIQRTGIPTLGKNVVVAGRSKNVGMPIAMLLHTDGRHERPGGDATVTISHRYTPKEQLKQHTIRADIVVAAAGIPNLITADMIKEGAAVIDVGITRVQDPVTAKSRLVGDVDFEGVKKKASYITPVPGGVGPMTVAMLMKNTIIAAKKLLKPKELKALTA from the exons ATGGCTACCGCGCTCTGCCCGCTCCGCGCCCTCGGACGCTCCGCGCTGCGGCCCCCGGGGCTCCCCCGCGCTCGCCCCCTGCACCTCAGCGCGCACAG GCAGGAGGCAGTTGTGATCTCTGGGAGGAAGCTGGCCAGGCAGATCAGGCAGGAGGCCCGGCaggaggtggagcagtgggtggcAGCTGGGAACAAGAGACCCCACCTCAGCGTTGTCCTCGTGGGTGCCAACCCTGCCAGCCACTCCTACGTCCTCAACAAGACCAAAGCAGCTGCTGACGTTG GAATCAGCAGTGAAACCATCCTCAGGCCAGCATCTGTCACTGAGGAGGAGCTCCTGGAGCTGATCAGCAAACTCAACAATGATGCCAATGTGGATGGGCTCTTAGTCCAGCTTCCTTTACCTG AACACATTGATGAGAGGAAGATCTGCAATGCTGTGACTCCAGACAAAGATGTTGATGGCTTCCATGTCATCAACGTGGGACGCATGTGCCTGGACCAGTACTCCATGCTGCCAGCCACCCCCTGGGGGGTGTGGGAGATCATCCAGAGAACTG GCATCCCAACGCTGGGGAAGAACGTGGTGGTGGCAGGCAGGTCCAAGAACGTGGGGATGCCCATTGCCATGCTGCTGCACACTGATGGCAGGCACGAGCGCCCGGGAG GTGATGCCACAGTGACAATCTCTCACCGGTACACGcccaaggagcagctgaagcagcacaCCATCCGTGCAGACATCGTGGTGGCTGCAGCAG GCATCCCCAACCTGATCACAGCTGACATGATCAAAGAAGGAGCTGCAGTTATTGATGTGGGGATAACCAGGGTGCAGGATCCTGTCACTGCCAAATCAAGGCTGGTGGGGGATGTGGATTTTGAAG GGGTGAAGAAGAAAGCCAGCTACATCACTCCAGTCCCTGGGGGTGTGGGGCCCATGACAGTGGCCATGCTGATGAAGAACACCATCATTGCTGCCAAGAAGCTCTTGAAACCCAAGGAGCTGAAGGCATTAACTGCTTAG